One window of the Cytophagales bacterium genome contains the following:
- a CDS encoding TIGR02281 family clan AA aspartic protease, whose amino-acid sequence MAKINFNNKSGVIIAHVSLQVGDQKVRPKMALDTGASYVMIPWNIAESLGLKPELSKEKIEMITASGMEITPLVTLESISVAGNEVKNVIAIVHDLPPKSHVDGLLGLSFLKNFNLHINFKKGYFELI is encoded by the coding sequence ATGGCAAAAATAAATTTTAATAATAAATCAGGAGTTATTATTGCTCATGTTTCACTACAAGTAGGCGACCAGAAAGTGAGACCCAAAATGGCTTTAGATACAGGGGCATCTTATGTAATGATACCATGGAATATTGCAGAATCTTTAGGATTAAAGCCGGAATTGTCTAAAGAAAAAATAGAAATGATTACTGCTTCTGGAATGGAAATAACACCTCTTGTAACTTTAGAATCAATTAGTGTCGCAGGAAATGAGGTTAAAAATGTAATAGCAATAGTGCACGACCTTCCTCCCAAAAGCCATGTAGATGGTTTGCTGGGGTTAAGTTTTTTGAAAAATTTTAACCTACATATCAATTTCAAAAAAGGATACTTCGAATTAATATAA